The DNA region TAGCCACAGGGACACTGCTGTGATGTTTATACATGATTTTGTATATGATCTGAGCCACATGCACACTGCTATGATGTTGTTTTTTACAATAACTGAGGCAATATATATATGCTATGATGTTGTTTTGTTTATAATAACTGAGGCAATAGAAATATGCTATGATGTTGTTTTGTTTATAATAACTGAGGCAATAGATATATGCTATGATGTTGTTTTGTTTATAATAACTGAGGCAATAGATATATGCTATGATGTTTGTCTTATATACTGTTGTCAAATATTGGTACTAGGGCATGGATGTTCAAGAGGAAAGAGAGTTTATGGAGCTGTATGGTAGCTATTCCAATGCCCTAGTTGTTGCTAATTCTGCTCCTAATCCTTCTGGTGGTCCTGCCCCTCCTCCTGCTGTTGTTGcccctgctgttgctgctgttgcCCCTCCTCCTCGTGCTGCCCCTCGAGCCAGGCAGCAAAGGAATTCTATGAGGTGGACTAGTGTCACATCCTCCTTTATCTTGCGCCGGTTCTGTGAACTCATTTCCACTGGGGTTAGAACAGATAAGGGGTTCAAGGAGGTTCACTTGAACAAAGTTGCTAGGGACCTTCAGGAGTTCACAGGGAACAATGTAACCTCTACTCAAGTGTATAACCACTTGCGCACATGGAGGAAAAAATGGATGAAAGTGACCAAGCTGAGAGAGCTTAGTGGAGCTTTATGGGATGAGGAGACCTTCATGATTTCCTTGGAGGATGAGCACTATAATGGTCATGTAAAGGTGTTAGCCATAGTGCATATCATTTTCACCTTCTTCTCTTAAATATTAGCTAATTTCTAAAATTGCATTGCATTTTAGGCTCACCCTGAAGATGCTGACCTTCTGAACAAGCCAATAGAGAACTACCAGCAAATGGAGATCATATTTGACAATGGCTGTGCCACAGGCAAGTTTGCCATGGGTTCTAGCCAGCCTTTGGGTTCTCCATCTGACTGGGCTGAGAGTTCTCAAAAAATTGATGAGCCTGCCAAAGAGTTTGAGGAGGTAGCTAAGCAGGATGCTGGGGGCAGTAGCAGCAAGCACCAGGAGGCTAGTAGCAAGCAGCAAGAGCCTAATGGCAGTGGAGTGGGCAGCAAGAGGAAGAGGGCAATGCTCTCTGATGAGGATATCACTGTCCTGTCTGGGATGACAACTGCTGTGAACAATGTGGCTGATGCTATCAGAGAAACAAAGACTGAAGTTGTCCCTGCTGACCTCTACTCTGCTGTGATGTTTGTCCCTGGCTTCACTGATGAAGCTCTGATTGTGGCCTACTCCCATCTGGCAGACAACAATGCTCTTGGGGCTGCATACCTGCTAATGTCTGATGCTCATCGTGTGCTGTGGCTGAGGACCTTCTTAGCTAAGCACtactacaacaacaacaactagTATCTGATAGTTTTCTTATTGCTGGTTGATCCTTTGTCCAGTAGGACCTCCTTTTGCTAACCTATTTTGTGCAGAGGTACTAACCCTGCATTCTTTTGTGCAGCTGGTCACATCTTTCCATTTCTTCTATGTGGTTGATGTGATCCTGCTATAACTAGATAGAGACTCATATATATAGTAACAAGTCTCTATCCTCTTACTATGATGTAGTGAATGTATTGGATCAACCACTTTGATGTTGGAGTCTAATCTGAGCATATATCTATTGCCAATGATGTATTGTTATTCGAGTTATGCTATTGTATTGAACTATACCTAAACTGAGCATCTATCTATTGCCAATGATGTTATTATTTTGTTGATGCTACACATTCTGAGGTGTATAGCTATTGCCAATGATGTTCTATGATgtacttcatacttcttttctTCTATTTTCCTATCTGTCACCTGCTAATTGATTCATTCTTTGTCATGTGAGGTTGCTGGATCCTCACTCTCAACTGAGGCTGATGGCATCTGCTATGATGATGAGTTTGCTATTTTTGTTGCCCTACTATGTAAAGGCATGCTCTACTCTTGTGCTTACTTATCTGTTGATTGAATCCTCACTGTAAATTGAGGCTGATGGCATAATGCTATGATGATGGATGCTTTTCTGTTGTGTTCTCTTGTCTTCACCCGTGGTCTGTTGTGTTTTGCTGGACAATGCTTCTATATGTGGTCTGATTGGTTACCTGGTTACTCAATTTCACAGTTCCTATTCCTATTGATTTTAACTCAATATGTTTAAGTCTGAGCACATGCCATCAGCCAATGATGCTTCTTTTATACATATTGCTCCCCAGTGTGTGTAATGGACATTTTTTTTACTAAATTTCTCAGATTCAGCTTGTCATTAATTAACTGATTTGGGCACCTAGTTATTTCTTCTCAGTTATTGTTGATTTTAACTGAATATAACTAAGACCCAGCATATGCCATCAGCCAATGATGCCTCTGTGATACAAATTGCTTCCAGTGTGTGTGCGCTATGGTGGTAACCTCACCACTGCCTGATTGTGATCATGGTGTTCAACCTTGTGTGCTTCGGGTGCTGGTAACCTCACCATCACCTGGTTCTGGTGATGGGATTTACGTGCGATGCAGGCAACCAATCACCGTTCTTGCATCTAGTTTTTTGAATCTGGGATGCAACCAGGTAACCAATCATCGTCTCTGCTCATCCAGTTCGGTGGGAACCAGGCAACCAATCAACCCAGGTTGCATGCCTTAAACCTGGTTGAAAGGAACCTGGTTCCTTGGTGCCACCCAGGCTAGTGGCAACCAGGTAACCAATCACGCCCAAATTATATTAAGGGGTAATTTGAACCAAAGGGTATAGTTTGGGTGGTAAAATGAACCAAACGATAGTTTAGGGGATTAACCAAACTTTGGCTATAGTTGAAGGGAGTGATTTGGACTTTTTCCTATTATAATTAAGGGAAAAGTCCGGTTTACAACTCAAATTATCGCAAAAAtccgattttcaaccttcaactacaaaaccGGATAACATAAGCCATCCAACTATCAAAAATATGCAAAATTGTCCCTTTGGGTGGTTTCAAAGATGGTTTTCCATTTtgtgaaaattaaaaatatataattttaaactaaaaaatcataagtaattcattttaaaCATAAAAAATGAAATGGATATCAAAAactttctaaaaatgtaacttATCTATTAACACTCTACTTGTCGGTTATTCGGATCCAATTTTTTTATGTTCATAGTACTTGGTTGCttgtagttatgcctattatttttgaataaataagtTTCAAATAGAGAAATAATAGATattttacatttttagaaaaattttgatactagtttcatatttttctaatttaaaatggattagttttgatttttttagatctaattagaattttttaaatttttctaaaatataaaaccacctttgaaaccacCTAAAGAGCCAAATTTGCACGGTTTCGATAGTTGGATGGCATATGTCACTTGATTttgtagttgaaggttgaaaatcagACTTTTGTGATAGTTCGAGGGTGTAAACCGAACTTTTCCCTATAATTAAACAACTTAGTTGAAAACTCGAAATGCACTATATACCTTGTTGGGGATATGCCTTTGGAAGCCAAAGGCTAGGAATCCCCATATGTTTAAAAGAGGCTAAATCAGAGGGTTATGGACTTATTTCCAAACTTCTAGGGTCTATTTATaaagattgatgacctttttaTAATATCTAACCCCACTAATGGACTAAACATAAACAGACACTCCTCCTAAAGCCTGGGGCTTGGGGAAGAGGACTCTTGACCATTTGTTCATTTGCTCCCTTGTTCTCTCTTCCTTATCTCTCTCCTATTCGATCGAGGTCCCAACCCCAACATACCTAGCATTGATGTATGAGTATAACCAAAAGAAAAGCATGTCACTTTCGCCTAACCTTGAATTTCATCTCGGCTGTATCCTAACTTATAgtatttattttatttgtttGTGTTGTACTGCCACCACATTGCTTTGTTTCATATAGATTTTGTTCTCCATGCATCCATTCTCATTTTTGCTATGCTACTCCGCCTAAATAACATGGAAGGCACCATTCAGTGTCGCCTCCCTAATGCTGTGATCTTGAGCTCCCCATTTCAAGCGATGTGCAGCAACAATATCTTGTTGTACGGTTTCACTTCCATTTCCAGCTCTATAGATACTCACCGGCAATCCTTGCCAATGCCAGAGTTTTGGTTCCACCCTCAACAATCTATGAGCTAGATGTTGCTCTATCGTCCAGCTGAGTTCGCGATCTCGAGCTAAGAGGCGGAGGCCTAAGCCTAGTGTATGCGTGTAGCAATGCATATCCTCCCATACCAATTCTTGTCTTCATCGATGCTAGTGGTCATGTTGAAGACAATAAGGGCAAAAGAGAGACGGAAAATTATAAGAACCCGCTATTTATGTGCCATATATTTAAGAGGGTTGGTTCAAGATATAAATTGTTAGTGCCAAAGCATTTATAGTGTGGTAGCTAATTTTTTTTTCTCCATGACATTAAACAGCATGATTTTGTCCACGGGACATCATTTTGTTTGAAGTTGATCCTAAGACACTGCAAAATCGTGGTTTTGTTGGTCGAACACCAGAGGAGGGGCAAGACCATTATGCTCAGTTACACACATCTTTAAAATATCTACATACATAATATAATTAAAATACTATTATATTTGTAAACTGGTATATGGTATTGTTTGGAAGAAGAAACCTCTATCTTCTACCGACTAAAAACTCAAAACCCTTGAACTCTGACACAGCAGACCCTATAGCATCGCACTATACCACCTGATTTGGCGCATCATCACTACCCCAAGTAGGACTGCACCCCTCACACAAGCCAGCCGCCACCGTTACCTAGGCTAGGTATTTTAACCATCCCTGAAATTCATTTCCACCAAGAGTCGAACCCTAACACTAGAGGTGCTACTCAAGAATCACCGAGTCACAGCCTCTAAGCTATGAACCCGTTTGCATATAATATAATCTATATCATGAAATTAGGCAAAATGATGGAATGCTCTACTCCCCACTGCCCTTACGTGTAGTTTTTTCATGCTTTGTATGGAGATTTTGTAAAATGAAGATAAGGACATGATGGTTTTTCCTTCCTCCTATAGCCTACTAATGAAAAGCATGATTTCGCTATGTCCTCAGGCTAATTTCCAACAATCAGGCTAATTTCCAACAATCAGTGTCCTATAGGCAAAGCAATATTCTTTTTGTGTACTGGACATAAATATGCCCAAATCAAACTATGATTTCAAATATGGACTTACTCCTGGGATTGGATTGACATCCACGATCCAATCAGCGATGTCCAACTAAAATCCTACTGATATAACGTTCGCACCCAGCCCAATCCTAAATATATTAACTACTATCCAATCCAGTCCAATCCACCACCACCAAAATCCATATCCATCCAACCGGTGTCCATCCTAAATATATATACTAATAGAAGTATGTTGAGCGGCCTAGCTTGCTTCCGCTATCAGCTTTTCAAACAAGCAAGGTCCACAGGCAGCCAAAGTGAAAGGTGTTCCAAGTTATTAAAAAGTACTTCTAACCTACACAAGTGACTGGTATTCTAGACCATTATAAAGGAAAATAGTTTAGCAACATCTCAGTACAAAATACCCTCTCATGGTAGACATGTCCAGAATAGTGCATAGCATAAGAAATGCCATGAGGCCAAAGAATCTCTCAAGAATACAAGCCAAACATAAATCAGTTATAGATTGAGCTAAACCTAACTAAAGAAGAATAGCCTCTAATCATAAATTAAACTTGTAGGTGGCATAGACCATTTCTGTCCACTTGCTAGGCTAAAAACCCAAGAATGTTCTGCCAGGCTGAATCCAAAACTTGCAAAATCTTGAAAAGGAGCGGTAACTCATCACTTAATCCATCACTATCCCTGCACCAAATTACATGGATGAGACTTATAGATTGATAATAAACAAATACTTATTATTTAGAGAATACTCATCACATGGATAACAACCTATCTAAAGAAGTAAACATTAAGAAACGCAAGCATTTTTTATCAAACTCCATTACTCAAGCTCCAGAAATATTTAGCTAGATGGACTAGTATTAAATAGTACAAACACCAAAACACCAAAATAGATAACTAGTATTCTTCAGAGTACTAATCAAGAACAAGAGTAACAGTACATGCAACTAAAATGGTCCAGATATGACACAAAAATTAGATGACTAGTATTCTTCAGAGTACTAACAAGCACTATGTTTTCAAGACCTATCATTAACCAAGAGAATAGCAACTGAAATTCAAATTTGCACAAGAAAATATGTTACCatcgtcatcttcatcatctaaAGAGTACCCTTTAAGCAAATCTTTTGCATATATTAGTGCTTCCACCGTCTCTGAACTTAGAGAACTACGGTATTTGTTAATTACCATGCCTGCAGTACTGAATATTGATTCAGAGGCAACAGTTAATAATGGAATAGCCAAAAAGTCAGGAGCCATCTTTGCAAATACAGGATATTGATCCTGGTTTCTTTTCCACCATTTTAGCACGTCAAATTCTTCACTCTCCCTTAAAGGAACCAATGAATCATCTAGATAAGTATCAGGTTCCGACCTTCTTGAGCGATGAGGTCTGTTTCTCTGCTTGAACAAAGCAAATTCCAGCCCTAGCTTATGTTTTCCAGACACCAAAGACAACGTACTTGCAGAACCACTGACTTCAGGAGATGATGAAATGTTACTTTGGAACTCCTTTGCTGCATGTTTTCGTAATGAGAATAATATGCTTTAAACCAGATAAGAGCATAGTTTGCTTTTCTATCAGCTACTTCCTCTCCATACATTCTCATGAGACGGTACTTCAAAAAGGTTAATTTGTACCGTGGGTCCAGCAAAGATGCTACCAAAAGGATTTTGCTAGGTTCAACCCAGTATTTATCAAACTTTGACTTCATATCATTACACAACACCTTCAAAAAATTATCACTTCTATTTTTTTATCAAGAAGCAGTTCCCTTATCCCCCAAACCTCTTCAACATACCTGTGAGCACTTGGAGTTTTATCTAGAGTTTTTTGTCATTAGATGTGGCATATGTCAAAAGGCATATGTGTCCAAAGAGTTTCTCttagctttttcacagctctaTCATTAGATGTGGCATTATCTAGAGTAAAAGAAAATGCTTTATTGGACAGATCCCACTCATAAAGGCAGTCCATTATAGTACTATGTATTGCAGCCGCATTATGTAGGTGAGGAACTTGCTTAAAGTTGATTGTATGGTGGTGCAGATTAAAATCTCCATCTATATAATGTACAGTCAAATAAATATATCCAAGATTTTGGACAGACGTCCACATATCCGAAGTGAAGCTAACACAAGAATCTATATTGGAAAAACCACTAGCAATCTTTTTTCTCTCTTCTCAATACACTAACATGCAATCATTCTTGAGTGTCTGCctgtgttgtcggtcgaaacccaccagcgagcagcgacaggcaacacgagaagtcgggaggcttccgggactgctggtgggtcccggtccctcggtcaacggcccagaagtccggcacacgctctGACTTGGTGAAGtgttaggcgtgccacctgacctatacctgatcacgaaggtgtagaagtcgttcatCAGCTATTTGCTGCATGCgcagccatatcaaacattagtccgagctgtgatcggctcttacaacgaccccgagatcagctaaagaagccgatggagtcactgtactaggtcggaccttcgggtaccttccAGAATCGGCTACAAGAAATCGATTGCCACGTtgaacagattggatctattaacATGTGAACTtttgtacgaatccgatagaaaagataaaagcatgctctgtaattgccaagctaatccaatttgcgacggtaaaagctttcaccgcataaccggaacatcctatgcgtggttaagcctaacaaacatgaaaggtaacaatacgctaacccgaagagaggcctaaaaaccaactaacaagtcgattcccggaacaatccctcgtcaggttaccataaggcaccaaacatgcaacCGGAACATTTAACCTGTTTGAAGGTCCTAATCAtatggatattaaaccaattccttgtaacacaaagaactaccataacagattagatctactaagcaataacagagcaaggcgctgcccttgcacctgagatcacgtacaagagcagctgaacgattacgaacagcaagcaaaacatggatttactattcaaaaccaatgcaacatcataatcgtttaagataactagtgttactcgccataaAAAACGCTTCAATACGAGAAACACAAGaataaacagataaaagcaacgctgctccgaccatgcggaacatgatcggagcagcatgttgATTACCTGGAAAGAGCCCTtgggaaaggggtggcgatgcgccgagagtttgttgtgaatgattgatttatttattgaatctcacgatacatatttatagtccggagacttaatATTTTCTgcctaaccctagctgattatgatacaatctctaacttactatatttaaactatccttagatacacggccatcctgactcttgacacgttcgcacagaagccgatttgcagactattaccatgctttccttcagcccatgatgctctcggcccatcacttggcccagtcaaattatgacgataacacatgccccttggttttggcaatgataattccgaaaccatcgcctcttcgacttctcaGACTTGTGCACGCACATACCGCTCCCAATGCCATTGGacgcggcccttcgacttccaaggcctgtacacGCGCGCTGCCTTCCAATACAATCAGACGCGACCCTTCAACTTCTCTCTCAGGAATCGCGATAAcaccgcttcgccttccatctccgcCTTTATAAACTGTCATTGGCGGATTTATTTCTATCCATCTCCCCGTGCATTAGCCACACCAGCACACTCTGCATCCCCTgacaatggcttcctcttcctctatctcttccaattccccttcgtcttccataatctccatcacttctcctgactctgaaacctccagggaggcgacgccggagttcgatccaatggcttcgtatgaagctctcgctcctctgcattgggatgcagaggagtgggatttcagcacttggtcagaggacgatgagcccctgaccgacgatgaggacctccagattctccttcatggggatctGGACGAAGGCGGCGACGAAGATTCCTAGGATGATGATTTCTTCTCTTTCTCAGAAAAAGATGCCAAGGACACTTCCACCGACGACGACTCAGCAGCAAGAGGATTTCTGCATGGTGGATTGTCGACTTCAGAAGACGACGGGGACGCCAGCGACGACACTAGCGATGATGGTGACAGCAGCAACAgcaccggcggcgacgatggCAGCAGCGACGATGACACCAGCGCGTCCCCCCCGTACAAACGCCGCAAGACCTTAGGGACtcactggtggtagttcatagggtcttccACCGTTATGCGcatagccggtagatcggcttcttttgtaataatttcttgtAAATGAACCCTCTTGTTTCAGCGAGCCAGTGTTTAAAAATCTAACcttctaaagtccgatggcatcgcatcggcctctTTCCTTGAACTGCCCGATCCAATCTCAAACTTTTCTTTATTCCGGATCAAAAttcccaagaactcgagtagCCTTCAAATGATCTTGtcaataacaagagtactccgcagtcgacttctttgcttgttgttaaATCTCGATCCCCAATCAGGTCGAAAAATATGAGTACCCAGGAAACCCCGCAAACAAgtcgaacctgttcttttaagatcaagagacacctGCAATCAACCTCTCTGCTTT from Panicum hallii strain FIL2 chromosome 9, PHallii_v3.1, whole genome shotgun sequence includes:
- the LOC112873169 gene encoding uncharacterized protein LOC112873169, with protein sequence MDVQEEREFMELYGSYSNALVVANSAPNPSGGPAPPPAVVAPAVAAVAPPPRAAPRARQQRNSMRWTSVTSSFILRRFCELISTGVRTDKGFKEVHLNKVARDLQEFTGNNVTSTQVYNHLRTWRKKWMKVTKLRELSGALWDEETFMISLEDEHYNGHVKAHPEDADLLNKPIENYQQMEIIFDNGCATGKFAMGSSQPLGSPSDWAESSQKIDEPAKEFEEVAKQDAGGSSSKHQEASSKQQEPNGSGVGSKRKRAMLSDEDITVLSGMTTAVNNVADAIRETKTEVVPADLYSAVMFVPGFTDEALIVAYSHLADNNALGAAYLLMSDAHRVLWLRTFLAKHYYNNNN